One genomic segment of Hordeum vulgare subsp. vulgare chromosome 2H, MorexV3_pseudomolecules_assembly, whole genome shotgun sequence includes these proteins:
- the LOC123429832 gene encoding protein REPRESSOR OF SILENCING 3-like, which translates to MGWDPFFRFSRSSFAYVDFQCPSHKALAKLFSTYNGCKWKGGKLKLEKAKEHYLVRLKRELEQEAAAAAAAAQEMPAKDDMDKQEEKEKRKLEKHALETSKVNIYFPRLRKLKPLPFKGSGKHKYSFRNIEIPSYPHFCDCEEHCGPPEKANEEYVVVLNRVAFHKERNIMNYVMSKLFEKETEQINSSEVQKGDAQTDPSDAEAKPSNTETEPSDSDNDLRIKETTESPKEDLDDLQMEETDDPSEEELDDDLVINIAPRKANNSAVQLNRANQAVNKVCVLQLLA; encoded by the exons ATGGGATGGGATCCATTCTTCCGTTTCTCGCGCAGCAGCTTCGCCTACGTCGACTTCCAATGCCCCTCCCACAAGGCCCTGGCCAAGCTCTTCTCCACC TACAATGGGTGCAAATGGAAAGGAGGGAAGCTTAAACTTGAGAAGGCCAAGGAGCACTACCTCGTCCGACTGAAGCGAGAATTGGAGCAGGaagccgcggcggcggcggcagctgcTCAAGAAATGCCTGCGAAAGATGATATGGacaagcaggaggagaaggagaagcggaAGCTGGAGAAGCATGCTCTGGAAACTTCAAAGGTTAACATCTACTTCCCGAGATTGAGGAAG CTGAAACCTTTGCCCTTTAAAGGCAGTGGAAAGCACAAATACAGTTTCAGAAATATTGAAATCCCTTCCTACCCTCATTTCTGCGATTGTGAGGAGCACTGTGGACCTCCTGAGAAAGCCAATGAagaatatgttgttgttcttaatCGTGTTGCGTTTCACAAGGAGCGCAACATCATGAATTATGTGATGAGTAAGCTCTTTGAGAAGGAAACTGAGCAAATCAATTCGTCGGAAGTGCAGAAAGGAGATGCTCAGACAGACCCCTCTGATGCTGAGGCAAAACCCTCTAATACTGAGACAGAACCCTCTGATTCCGACAATGATTTGCGAATTAAAGAAACAACAGAAAGTCCTAAAGAAGATTTGGATGATCTCCAAATGGAAGAAACAGATGATCCTTCCGAAGAAGAATTGGATGATGACCTTGTGATCAATATTGCTCCTCGTAAGGCCAATAACTCAGCTGTCCAGTTAAACAGGGCAAACCAAGCAGTGAATAAGGTATGCGTATTGCAGTTACTTGCCTGA